One window of the Anomaloglossus baeobatrachus isolate aAnoBae1 chromosome 12, aAnoBae1.hap1, whole genome shotgun sequence genome contains the following:
- the BATF gene encoding basic leucine zipper transcriptional factor ATF-like, translating to MQPECDSDKPGYTNCSSKQNFSEDMKKVERREKNRFAAQKSRQRQTQKADTLHVESENLELLNAALRREIRCLRHQLKCLTCVLSNHQPQCPLH from the exons ATGCAGCCTGAGTGTGACAGCGATAAGCCTGGCTACACCAACTGCAGCAGCAAACAG AATTTTTCAGAAGATATGAAAAAAGTTGAGAGAAGAGAAAAGAATCGCTTTGCTGCTCAAAAGAGTCGGCAGCGTCAGACACAGAAGGCGGACACATTACATGTG GAAAGTGAGAACCTGGAGCTGCTGAATGCAGCGCTGCGCAGGGAAATCCGCTGTCTGCGCCACCAACTGAAGTGTCTGACCTGCGTGCTGAGCAATCACCAACCCCAGTGCCCCCTGCACTGA